Genomic DNA from Mycobacterium stomatepiae:
GCGCGTCCCATCCTGCGGCCGCGGCCATCATTGGCCCCGATCCCGGGCCCGCGTACATGCGACCGGAATTGATTTCGGGCGGTAACGCTCCGAAGTCCAACACCGTGTCCTCCCTCAATTGGCCGCGATTGCGGTGGCAATCTCGGCTATCGCGTAAGAACCTTTACGAACTATTGGTGGCTGCCTCAGCACCTGCTAACCCCGGACCACTGGCCCCTTGGAAGCCAGTCGCATCCATAGGTCAGCAAACCCCTTGAGCAGGTAATCCGGTAGGTTCTGATGCACCCGTTCGCTGGCCCCGGAATAGTGTTTCACCACTACGTTTTCCGGACGCTTGGCCAGGAACGTCATGCCCATCCTGCCTCGATTACCCCCGCTGTCAGCAACCGAGCGACAGCTCACTTGGGCTGAACTGCCGCTCGAGGAAAACATTAATGGCTTATACCCGTGCCACCGACCGGCGATGCCAACTATTCACACCAGGCCAACCATTGTTCACTCCCGGCCAACCGGCGTTCATTTAAAGCGACTAAGTGTTCACCTTTGATTCGCTTATCCGTCTAGCGAGCGCTGCCAACGCCGTCAGTCTTCGTCGATGACGAGCGCCATTTCCGGGCAGGAGGCGACACCGTCGCGAGTCAGCTCCACCTCGTCGGGCGGCACCTCTCGTTCCTCGAGAATCGAATAACCGGACTCGTCGATGGGGAACAGATCCGGATCGACGGCGTAGCACTGGGCGTGGCCCACGCATTTCGACTTCTCGAGACGAACCCTCACGAGGTTCCCTCCCCCGCCGCGTCTTCGCGCCAGATCGGATCTTAACGAATCGATAGGTAATCGGTCGTTGTTGAATTCTAGAAGATTGTCCGACGTTCGCGGTCGGCCAGTTCCACCGTCCACCAGCCGGATTGGAGCATGGGTGAACCACGTGCGATATTGATGTGCCACCGAAAACCCGGTGGCGGCATAGTTCCGAGTGCGGCCTGGCTGAGTCGGGGACTAAGAACGAAATACCAGACAACAAGCGGAGATCGGGCGCATGAGCATCTCTGGCGAATACCAGCCAGGCGAGTTCTACCTACCGCGGCTTGAATACGCCAAACTGCCCATGGCGGACGACCGTGGCGTCGGGTGGAAGGTGTTGAGAGACGCCGGCCCGGTCGTGTTCATGAACGGCTTCTACTACATAACGCGGCGCGAGGACGTGCTGGCGGCGCTGCGGAATCCGAAGGTCTTCTCGTCGCGACTGGCGCTTCAGCCCCCCGGCTACCCGCTGCCGGTGGTGCCGCTGGCGTTCGACCCGCCGGAGCACACCCGCTACCGCAAGATCCTGCAGCCGTACTTCAGCCCGCACGCGTTGAGCAAGTCGCGCCCGGTGCTCGAGCGTCACGCCGCCGAGATGATCGGCGCGTTCGCCGGCCGCGGCAGTTGCGAAGTGATGTCGGATTTCGCGAACCTCTACCCATTTCAGGTGTTCCTGGACCTCTATGGCCTGCCGCTGGAAGACCGCGACATGCTGATCGGCTGGAAGGACGCTCTGATCGCGGACAATCCCTATCTCAGCCAAGAGGACCTCAACAAAGGGCACCTGCTGTTGAACTACCTGACCGACGCGATCGCGCAGCGTCGGCGGAACCCGGGATCCGACATGCTGTCTCAGGTCATGATCGGCGACGGGGAGTTCAGCGATCTCGAACTGCTGGGGATGAGCCACCTGTTGATCCTGGCCGGATTGGACACCGTGACGGCCGCGATCGGATACGCCGTATACGAATTGGCGCGCCGACCGCAGCTACGCGACATACTCCGCGACAACCCAAGGCAGGCCAGGGTTTTCATAGAGGAGATCGTCAGGCTCGAACCGTCGGCACCGGTGGCCCCCCGGGTCACCACCGAGTTCGTCGAAATCGGTGGCATGACGCTCCCCCCCGGCACCCCGGTCCGGCTGTGCATGGCGGCGATCAATCGTGACGGCACCGACTCGGTGTCCACCGACGACATCGTGATGGACGGAAAGGTGCACCGGCATTGGGGATTCGGCGGCGGTCCGCACCGTTGCCTGGGTTCTCATCTGGCACGTATCGAGCTGACCGTGATCGTGACGGAGTGGCTCGACCAGATCCCCGACTTCGAGGTGCCGCCGGACTACAAACCCGAAATCAGGTTTCCGTCGAAGACATTCGCGCTCAAAGCATTGCCGCTGAGTTGGAATTAACCGCGGTTGACCCGCGGCAATCCCAACTCAGCGGCTGGTCTCCTACTTGCTGACCTCGGTTGCGGCCACCTGGACGAACACACCGGTGTCCTCGGCCATCAGCAGGCCTCGACCACGGGGCAGCGGACCACCCTTCATCTTGCCGCGGATGAAGCCCTCGTCGGGGTCGGCGTCCATTACCAGCAGCGGCGTGTTCGCCTGGTGCAGGGCCCGCAGGATCGGGTCGCTGCCTGCCGACGACCAACCACCGAACGTGCGGGTGACCAGGACATGCAAGCCGACGTCGGCGGCCCGGGTCACCCACGGCGCGATCTGGTGCAGCGGCGAATCGAAGCCCGGCGGCAGCTGCTGGACGTCGTCGACGATCAGGAAGATCTCCGGACCGCTCCACCACGACCGCGACAGCAACTCCTGCGCGGACAGACCCGGCGGTGGCTGGCGAGCGGCCAGCACCGCTGCCAGCTCGCCCACCAGCGCCTGCACGCCGTCGAGGTTGTAGGCGAACTTCTCCACATACTCGGTGCCCAGGACGGTCAGCAGCTGACGACGCGGGTCGATCAGCCAGACCTGCGCCGAGGGCTTTCCGGCCGGTGGCGTCGGCGCGGTGGTCGAACCGGGTGCATACAGCCGGCCGATCTCGGACATGATCGTGGCCAGCGTCGTGGTACGCCCGCATTCGCGTCGGCCCGTGACCATCAGGTGCGCATTCTCGTTGAAGTTCAGGTAGACCGGGGCCAAGTCCAATTCCGATATGGCCCAAGCGATTCCGCCGGCACCAACACCTTGACGATGGTCTCGGGCGGCCAGCTCGCGCACCTGCTCGACACCGAACCGTGCCGGCAGACGACGGACCGGAGGAGCTTGCCCGCTCGCCAACCGGCTGACGGACGCCACCACGCTGTCGGACTCGAAGATGTTGTCGGGGGTGTTGGCCAGTGCGGGCCGGGCCACCAACGTGTGCAGGCCCGCTTGCGGGTCGCTGTCGAGTCGGACGTAGTTGACGGCGACCATGCCGCGCCCAGGCTTGACCGGAACATCCTTAGCGAACCGGGACCGCACCAGCTTGGCGTCTTCGACCGCGGCCAGACGCAGCTCGATCCGGGACCCGAACCCGCTACGCACCGGCGGTCGCAGCTCGGATTCGCGATCTGCGGTGACCACAACGTGCACCCCGAACGAGGGGCCCTGGTTGATGATCTGGTTCACCTGCTCGATCAGCACCTCGTTTTCCTCGGCCAGCGCCCGGTAGTTGTCGATCACCAGGTAGACGTCGCCGAAGCCATCATTGGGCACCGGACCGGCCTCGCCGGCGAACTTGCGGCGCCGGAACAGGTCCATCGAGGCGATGCCGTATTCGAGGAAGCTGCGTTTGCGCTCGCGCACCAGCGCCAGCAGTTCGGCAACCGTCCGGCGGACACCGTACGGATCGGTCGGACCAGCGACCTCACCCACGTGTGGCAGACGCGCGATCGTGGTCAACGCGGTACCGCTGTAGGCCAGGCAGTAGAACTGGATCTGCTCGGGCGTGTGGGTCAGCGCGGCCGAGCAGATCAGCGTCTGCAGGGCCGTGGTCTTGCCGGCACCACCGGCGCCGAGGATCAAGACGTTGGCGCCCGGCCCCGAGGTATCCACCGTCCACGGCGGCTGGTCGTGCTTGAACGGCCGGTCGATGATCCCGATCGGGAACTGCAGATTCCGCGCAGAGCCGTAGTCCTGATCCCAGGGACGACCGAGGAACCGGTTGACCAACTCGTCGATCGCGACGGGCTGCGTCAACGGCGGCTGCCACAGGCGGTAGGGCTCGAAGTCGATCTTGCGCAGCTGGTTGATGATCTCGGTGCCGACCTTCGGCGTCCTGATGCCTTCGTCGTCGTCTTCGCTCTCGACGCTTTCGGCCTCGAGCAATTCGCCGTTGCCGAGGATCGGCGGCGGCTCGATCTCCGGCCCACCGACACTGACCTCGAGCGGGGTGAACGAGTTGGTAAACAGTTGCGGGCGAATGTAATCGATGCTGTGCACCAGCACCGGCGCTTCCTCGCCGTCGATGGTGATGCCGCGCGAGTAGTAGTCCCGCCACAGGAATTCGGCCTGGAACCGGACGATGTCCTCGAGGCTGCGACGGAAGTAACCCAGACCCGCTTGAGCGGGCAGGTTCACGGCGTTGGGCACACCCGCTGCCTGCGCCGCGCCCGCGGTGCGGGCTTTCAGCACCAGCCGGTAACCCATGTTCTCCATCAGTTTTTCGGCGCGACTCTCGATGGTCTGCGACGCCATCATCAGGTGGATCCAGTAAGCGCGGCCCTGGCGGCCGATGGAGTCGAGCACGTCGACCGCGGTCGGCATGATGCGGAACCACTCGTAGAACTCGTCGATCACCACCACCAGCATCGGCAGCGGCGGCATGTCCTGGCCGCGGGCGCGCATCCTGGAACGCACCGAGTTGTATTCCTTGGCGTCGTCGACGCCGGCGTTGTCGCAGACCGCCTTGCGGCGGGCGATCTCGCCCCACAGCGCGTCGAGGAAGCGCTCCATCAGCGCCTGGTCCTCCTCGAGGTCGGTGATGATTCGCGAGACGTGCGGCACCCCGTTGAAGGGCTTGACCGCCGATCCACCCTTGAGGTCGGCGAGGACGAACTGCAGCTCCTCGGGCGGGTGAGCGAGCATCAGCGACTCGATCACGGTGCGCACCAGCGTCGATTTACCGGAACCAGTCGTTCCGGACATGACGCCGTGCGGGCCGTCGCCGCCTTCGTCCAGCGACTTCATGTCCAGGAACAGCAGCTCGCCGTTGTCGGAGCGGTTGCCGAACGGCACCCGCAGCCGCGAGCGGCCCATCGTGTCGGTGCGGGCACCCCACAGCGCGTCGAAATCGATCTCGCCCGGCTCGTCGACGCCGTAGTAGGACAAGATGTCCCGCGCGCCGATGTGCGCGACGCGCTGGCCGATCTCCTCGTAGGCCTCCGCGAGGCGCCAGTGCGCCAGCTTCTGCCCGAATTCCTCCGCCTCGGCGGCGCTGAGCTGGTCGGTGAGGGCGAAGAACCACGGCTTGTCGTCGATCACCATCCAGGTGTCGCGGTCGCGGGGCAGTGCCTCGATCACGCCCTTGTCATCGAACCGCAAGGTCCGTTCCGGGACCGAGGTCCACATCGACGAACCGGTCAGGTCGAAGAAGGTCACGCCGTCCACGCCTTCGGCGCTGATCACGTACTCCCATTGGGGATCAACGACATCGGCGATGATCACCGTGTGCGGGGTCGGCGTCTGGGCCGACGAACTCGCGTGGCGAGGTGTGAACGATCCACGGCCGGCGAACAATTCGGCTTGCTCCGCGGCGAACTCCCGCACCGAGCTGTAGACCATCCGCGCGTTGCCCGCCGCGTCCTGACGCCGGGAATCACCGAAGTGCGGCAGCCACTTGACCCAATCCCATTCGTCCAGATCGGAACTGACCACGACCATCTGCACGTGGTCGGGACCGTGGGAGAACGCCAGCTGGCAAATGATCGCCCGCATCAACCCCAGCGCCTGCGGACGCTCGCCGATCAGCGCATACCAAGGCTCCACCAGGAGCGAGACCATCTTGGGCAGGTTGTAGACGACGCTCTGATAGCGACCGAACTCCTGCAGCGCCTTACCGGTCACCGGCTCCAGCTCGATGTCGGTCGGCATGTTCTGGGGCTCACCCCAGGTCACCTCCGGACGCGTCATTCCCACGCCGACGCGAACGACACCAAAGTTGAGGTCCTTGCCGTCGGGCTTGCGTTCCCACATCCGCGGCGATCCCACGGCAGCGCTGAGCGTGTCGGGCGCCGGGTGGAACCACCGGTAGTTGGCGTCCATGCTGTCGGCCGACTCGTGGGCGGTCTCGCGCAGCATGTCCAGCATCAGCATGAACTGGGCGCGCATCGAGTCGAGCTTCGGGCGGCTCATCTGCTGCTGGCCACCGAACCGGCCGCCGAACATCATCATCGCGACACCACCGATCATGAAGATCGGGAAGATCGCGCCGGCTCCGCCGAACACGTGGGAACCGCTGGCGAAGGTCATGGCGATCATGCCGATCAACAGGCCGACCACCAGCACGCCGACCACTACCATCCACCAGGGCTTGCCCTCGGGCGGCGGAATGCTCAGCGGCGTCGGTAGGACGATGTTTTCCGGCTTGATTACCGGAGGCTTCTCCGGTGTCGGCCGGGCGAATCCACGCTTCACTTCGGTACCACCAACTCTGCAGGGGACATATCCATTGGAAGGGTGTCGTGCTCCACCAGCGCATCAGCCCGCGACAGCGTCGGGCCTTGCGGAAGGAGCCGGAGCGCGACCCACGGCGCAAGGCTCGGATTGGTCTGCAAACCCAGCGCCTCGCGGACTTCGCGCGTGTCGTCCACGCCGAACCGGGCGCCGGCATCCGTTACCCACCATAGCGATTCGGTGGTTTTCGCCCCGGGGTCGTTACCGGTGACGGCCACGAAGTTGGTGAAGTTAGGACCGAAGTAGACCTGGTCGGCGGTCCGGCCGGTGACGTCCGACTTCACCAGCGACACAATCTTTTTCGACTCGGACTGCGACACCGGTATGGTCGGTCCGGACACGACCTGGATACGGGCCCGGTTCTCGCCGCCGGTCTTCTCCCACCACCAGCAGGTGGCCGGGTTCTCCCGCAGATCGGTGACGTTCAACGGGTTGTCCGGATACGACGACAGGTCCAGCTTGTTGACCACCGGCATCTTGGCCAGCGCCGCGGGTTCCACGGTCACCGGCTTGCTGTTGTTGGCGCCGCCCGCGTTCTGCATGATCTGCGCGACCAATGGCGGAAGGGTCTGTACCCCTTCGGGCAACACCAGCGAATACTGTTGCGGCCCACTGATTTGCGGCGTCACGAGGATCGTACCGACCGGGCCTGGTGCGCCGGGGAAGGTCGCCGCGCTGCCCGCGTTCTGCACCTCGGGCACCGTCAGTTCGGGGCCCACGGGCAACGCGTCAAACAAGGCGCGACTCATCGGCTTCGCCATGCTGATCTGCTCCGGCGTCAACCCGAGCGGCAACAGAACGGAGCGGTTCGCCGCGTCGATCCGCGATCGGCGTCCTTCCCGGATCACCCACGTGTCTCCGCTGTAGCTCAGCACCACGGCGTCCGAACCGTTCAGTACGTGTCGGCGGCTGCTGAGGTCGGGCGTGCCGTCGATCACCGTCACGGTCACCCCCGACGGCGCGCTGACACCGGTCGAACCGGCCACGGTGTCGCAGATCAGCCACGACGACGAGGACGGCGTCTTCGGTCCGAAGGTCGACGGTGCGCCGGGGATGCCGACCATCGGGCCGCGCGGGATGTTGGCGATTTGGGTGGACCGCACCAGGTGCGGGTTGTCGGGGCGTCCCGTGATCAATCGCGCCGAGGCGAGGTTCAGCGCCGGGTACAGCTTGTCACCGACGCGGACATACAGCGCACCGGAGTCGCGGTCGGCGATGATCGGCGAATCCCCCACCTGACCGGCGGGGCTGATGAACGAGTACAGCAACGCACCCAGGCAGATCACCACCGCCGCGGAGACCGAAGCCACGATGGCCAAGGTCTGGCGCCGTCCCGGCTCGACCTCCATCCGGACCCGCCAGCGGGTCAGTGCCATCGACGTCCGTCGCGCAAGGAACTGATAGCCGGTCACCTGCGTGCGCGTCGAAAGCCCGAGGCCGTACCCCGAGCCGCGCTGCCCGCGACTCTCTTCCGCCACTAATTCACCATCCGGTTTGTTGGGACGTCTGGACACCGTCCAGCACGCGAATCACATCGATAACCGTAAGCCACCCGCAATGACCTCGCCATGTAGCGCAACATGGCGTTCACTTCTCAGCCCCGTCACGTCCACCAATCTTGCCGGCGTCATACGCCGGCAACGGCCGACCCAGCGCTGGCGCACGCCGCTGAGCTGGCAGTTTCCAAGTTCCCCACTGGATCCCCCGGCCGGACTGTTGCTTTCTCCAATGGGATCGTAGCCGTGCCACGCCAACGCGTCCTGTCGAATGGGAACGACCGCGCAACTTCGCTGACCTGCCACGGAATCGTCGTCGGCAAACTCGGTGGCGGCCCTCGGGCGGCCCGCGTCGTGCCGGGCGGCGTTTGGCAGCAAGATGGGCGGCATGACTGAGCTCGCACCGTCGCTGGTCGAACTTGCCGGCCGATTCGGCATTGCCACTTGGTATCAAGACTGGACGGGCCGCCAGGTTCAGGTTTCGGAGAGCACGCTGGTGACCGTGCTCGCGGCGCTTGGTGTCGAGGCAGCCACCGAGCAGGACCGCAACGAGGCCCTGACCAACCAGCTGCGCAGGTACTGGTCGCGTCAGTTGCCGGCGACCATCGTCGCGCGCACCGGCGCCCCGACACGGTTCTGGGTTCACGTCACGCACGGCGATCCCGCCGAAGTGCTGTTGCGACTCGAGGACGGCACCGTGCACGGCGGCGTGCAGCAGGTCGACAACTTCACCCCCCCGTTCAACCTGGACGGGCGCTGGGTCGGCGAGGCGAGCTTTGTGCTGCCACCGGATCTGCCGCTGGGATATCACCGCCTGCACCTGCGCTCGCGGGGCATCGAAACCAGCGCCGCGCTGATCGTGACGCCCGACTGGCTCGGACTCCCCGAGCAGCTCGGCGCGCGCCGCGCGTGGGGCCTGGCCGCCCAGCTGTACAGCGTGCGGTCCGAACAGTCGTGGGGCATCGGCGACCTCACCGACCTCACCGACCTTTCCGTTTGGTCCGCGTCCCGGCACGGCGCCGACTATCTGTTGGTGAACCCGCTGCACGCGGCCACCCCGACGGTCCCGATGGAGCCGTCTCCGTATCTTCCGACGTCGCGGCGCTTCTTCAATCCGCTCTATCTTCGCGTCGAGTCCATCCCCGAATACGCCGACCTGCCCAAACGGGGCCGGCTGCGGAGGCTTCGCGACGACGTCCAGCAGCAGGCCGCGAAGCTCGATGCCATCGACCGTGACAGCGCCTGGACGGCCAAGCGCGAGGCACTCAAGCTGCTCTACCGGGTGCCGCGATCGGCCGGCCGGGAGCTCGCGTACGCCGCGTTCCGCGAGCGTGAGGGAACCCCGCTCGACGACTTCGCCGTCTGGTGCGCCCTGGCCGAGAAATACGGTGGCGACTGGCATTGCTGGCCGAGCTTTCTGCAGCATCCAACCGCGATCGGGGTCGCCCGGTTCGCCGAAAAACACGCCGAGGCGGTCGACTTCCACCGCTGGCTGAAATGGCAGCTCGACGAGCAGCTTGCCGCGGCCCAGTCGCAGGCGGTCCGGGCCGGCATGTCGCTGGGCATCATGCACGACCTGGCGGTCGGCGTGCACCCGAACGGGGCGGACGCCTGGGCCCTGCAGGACGTGCTGGCGCTGGGGGTGACCGCGGGAGCGCCGCCCGACGAGTTCAACCAGCTCGGCCAGGACTGGTCGCAGCCGCCTTGGCGGCCGGACCGACTCGACGAGCAGGAATACCGACCGTTCCGCGCGCTGATCCGGGCCGTGCTGCGGCATGCCGGCGGTGTTCGGATCGACCACATCATCGGGTTGTTCCGGCTCTGGTGGATCCCCGCGGGCGCACGGCCCACCGAAGGCACCTAATGTGCGCTACGACCACGAGGCGATGATCGGCATCGTCGCGCTCGAAGCGCACCGCGCCGGAGCGCTGGTGGTCGGTGAGGACCTCGGCACGGTCGAACCGTGGGTCCGCGATTACTCTTTATTAAGAGGGCTGCTGGGCACCTCGATCCTGTGGTTCGAGCTGGACCGCGACGGAACTGGCGGCCCGCTGCCCGCCGAACGCTGGCGCGAGTACTGCCTGTCGTCGGTGACCACCCACGACCTGCCGCCGACCGCCGGCTACCTGGCCGGCGACCATGTCCGGCTGCGTGAATCGCTCGGATTGCTCACCCGGCCGGTGGCCGAGGAGCTCGAGTCCGACCGGGCGGAGCTGGCAGCCTGGATGTCTGAGCTTCGACGGGTGGGGCTGCTCGGTGAGCACGACCCCGACCGCGACCCTGACCCCGAGCAGATCGTCCTTGCCCTCTACCGCTACCTGGGCCGCACGCCGTCGCGGTTGTTGGGCGTGGCGCTGACGGACGCGGTCGGTGATCGCCGAACCCAGAATCAGCCCGGTACCACCGACGAATATCCCAACTGGCGGGTTCCGCTGACCGGGCCCGACGGCCGGCCGGTGACGCTCGAGGACGTGTTCACCAATCGCCGCGCCGCCGCGCTGGCCGAAGCCGTGCGGGCCACGCTCGCACCGCCGACCATCTAGGTAGCTTCGAATCCCATGCCCCTCTCGGCGAACGACCGATCCGCACTCAGCGACGTGGTCCACCGTTATGCCGCCGGCGTGGACGACCGTCAATTCGACGCTGTGGCAGCACTTTTCACGACAGAAGCCGAGCTGACGGTGCCCGAGCCGCCGACGACCCTGACGCCGATTCATTCGCATCGCGGCCGGCCGGCCATCGCGACGGCGGTCGCAGCGGTGGCCGCGGTCGCACGCACCGAGCACGCGATCGTTGGTGAGGTGTACGACGACGGGCCGCGGCCGGGCACCGCGCGCGGGCGCATCGCGTGCGTCGCGCATCACTGGACGCCGCGTGACGATGAAGTGCTCGACGCAGTTTGGCATCTGCGCTACGACGACGAGTACGAATCGACGGACGTCGGGTGGCGGATCACGCGCCGATCGTTGACCGTCAATGCCATCGAAACGCGGCCGGCACGTCGGTTGTTGTCGTGGGATCCGGACTGAGTGCGTTCATCTCGGAAATGCGGGTCTGCGCACCGAAGTCGTTTGGCCACGCGGCGTTTCGGGTAGGTACCCAGAAAGCTCAGCTGACGCGGTCGGACGGTGATGACAGCAGTGGAGGTGCTGATGAGGCACAACAGCGATGAACGCCCGCAGGATTCGGTGCGAACACCTGGATTGCTTGTTGTCGGGGCAGCCGTGCTCGCGCTGGTGGTGTGTGTCACCAATTTCGCGCTGGGGCAGGCAGGTGCCGGCGTCACCGCCGCGATCGTCGGGTTGATGGCTCTCGGGGCGGGTCTGGACTGGCTTGCCATGGACCGCAGGCGAATCCGCCAGGCCGAGCGGGAGTGGTTCATCCGCCACCGGTAATCGGGCGGCTTATTGCATGGCGGCGAGGTTTTCCACCGACTTGCGTACGTCAGCACGCAGCACTCTGGCCACGACATGGCCGACCGGTCCGCTGAGCACTCCCCCGCTGAGCATGGCGGTCAGATCGAACGTCGATCCCGGGTGCATGTCGGTCACCGCCATTGCCACCGTGATCCGGATACCACCGCGGCCGCGGCCTTGCAGCTCAATCGAATTGGGTTCGTCGTAACGGGTCACCGTCCAGTGCACGACGTTACGAAAGCCCTTCACCTTGATGCACGACGAGACCTGGGTGCCCTTGTCGATCGTGGCCGGGAGCTCGCCGCGCCAACCGGCGAAGATCGTCATCCATTCGTGGAAACGAGCCAGATCGGAGGCCAGTTTCCAGGCGGCGCCCGGGTCGAGATCCGATGTCGTCGAAACATCCACTTGTGCCAAGGTTTGTCGCTCCTCACGAGGCCGTGCCGTTTGGGCTACATACCCGCACCCGGTGGACCGTAAAACTCGCGGGCTGCGGCTGCTGTCACCGGCACGCCTCCGGGAGCCGCTATCGACCCTGGAAGCAATTTGCCACTGATGGACTGACGCCAATAATTATGTCGGGCAGACGCCTTTCACCCAGTCGCTGACGAGTTTGTTGTTTTTGGTGTAGTCCGGGTCGTCGAAGTGCGCACCGCCAGTGGTGACGAAGTGTTCGATTGCATCCTTGACCTTGCTCGGCGGGTCGTACTTCTCGAGGGTGTCGGCGGCTTTGCGAGCGGCAGCATTGTCCGATGCGGTCAACAGGTCGGCGTTCGCGCCGGTGACGTCGACGCATTGGCTGATATCCAGCGTGGTAGTGGGTGCCGCCTCGGTGGTTTCACTCGACGAGGACGTCGACGCGGCGGACGCGGAGGAGGAGCTCTTTGTGCTGGAGCCGGACGGAGTCGTCGTTTTGCTGCCGGATGAACAGCCCGATATCGCCAGTCCCGCGATCAGCGTTGCCGCGAGTAACCACCGATGGGTCATGTGAACCTCCTATGTAATCGAACCAATGGGCTGAAACGGGTATCGCACGGCCGTAGACTAGCCCACCACTCTTGGCGGTGTGACTAATTCGCCGGTCTGCTTTTGGCGGATAATTTCGTTTGCCTGTGCTGTGGTTCAGCCATTACCGGACAGCCGGATCGGGACGCCCAGCAGCCGCGCGGCGGGAGAGCAACTCCAGCCGCCGCTGCGAGCTTGTCGTTCAACGCATTTCGGCCCACTAAGGCCAAAGGCCGTCGACTACGGCCAGGCCTCGTTCAGTTTCTCCGCCACATCGACGATTTGCGCGGCCTGCGCTTGGGGCGCGTCGATTTCGTCGGCGACGTATTGGGCTATGAATCGGCGAATCTCACCGTCGACACCGGCCAGGATTCGTAGGATCTCGCCACGGAACGACTTCGACGACACGTTGACGGTGATATCGGAGGGCCGGGGTTTCGCGACGTCGACAATCAGGACCAGCGGCTCGGCGGCGCGGGCCGTTGCGCGCAAAGCGATATCTCCGGAGACGACAAACCGCTGCTTGTCGAGCCGTAAATCCAGCAGCAGATCAATCGACAGCGGAATGTGAATGATGAACGTGATGCTGTCCCCCAAACGTCGTGTGACGCGGGGGTCTTCGATTTTGACGTTCGCGCTGACCTTGGCAATCCCGCCGGGTCCTTGAGCAATCGGCTCCATTGCGAATTCGTTGCCGGCGATATCGGCGAATGCGGCGGCGACCCGCTCGGGAGTGACGGCGACCTCGAAGAATCTGCGTCCAAATTCTTCGTAGGTGACGTAGTCGTGGCTTTGCATAGG
This window encodes:
- a CDS encoding type II toxin-antitoxin system Rv0910 family toxin, whose protein sequence is MAQVDVSTTSDLDPGAAWKLASDLARFHEWMTIFAGWRGELPATIDKGTQVSSCIKVKGFRNVVHWTVTRYDEPNSIELQGRGRGGIRITVAMAVTDMHPGSTFDLTAMLSGGVLSGPVGHVVARVLRADVRKSVENLAAMQ